The region TCGACGAACGTCTGACCATGCTCGTCCTTGCCGTCGACATCCAGACCCGCCTCAACAAAGAAACCGACAAAACGCTCGAAGTCATCGATGCGCAGGCCACGATAAGCCTTGATCAGCTTGTGCAGCGAAGGTGAAGTAGCATCCGCCGGTTCGAACTGCAGGAAGGACTTGATGTAGTCGTCACTGATCTCGTCGCCAATCACTTGCTTCTTGTCTTTACGCATTACCGACTCCAACTGAACCATCACGGACATTTTCACGGGCCGGCAGTTTACCCCTGCCCGGCGTCGGCGCTCAACGCGCGCGTACGGCTCCGGTATGCAAATCGGCCCAGACGTGACCATTGGCGTAACTGAGGAATTGCACGTAGACCGTGTTGTTGCGCAGCAGATCGATAATCACCTGATATTGGCTCGACGGGTAGTTCAGGCTCAGCACTTTGCGCTTGTCATCGAACACGGCTTTTTTCAGGCTCTTACTCTCGGCGTCAAAGCTGATCACTACCTGGCTGACCGTAGTCCCCTTGCTCAGCGGCTTGCCCTTGAGGCGCAGGGTCAAAGGTGACGTCACCGGGATCGGCTGCTGGTTTGACTGTCGCTGGTTACCAACGACTACTGAGTAGTCGGTGACCTGGAGCAGTTGCTGAAACTCGGGCACTTCCTGACGCAAGGACAAGTCATCCGGTGGCAGGAACTGACTGTGCAAGGGCGCAGCGGCCAGCGGCATGCTCAGTAACAGAAGGACAGGGACGATCGCACGCATGACAGGCTCCTCGAGGCGGCCGGGCACTTTAGCATGGGACGGTCATATCGCGGAGCAAGCCCACGGTTGATAAGGCGTGGCCGATTCACTCGAACTGAGCGCGCATCCAGGCTTGATACTCAGCCACCCCTGGCTCGCCCTCGCGCGGCGCCCAGTTCGCCATCTCACCTTCGCCGACCGGGCGGTAAGGACCGGATTTGCATTCGAACATCATGCTATCGGCCTCCAGCACAACCAGGCCATGGTAGGTGCCTGGCGCTAGATCCACGCCCAGGCATTCCCCACCGGCTTCGAGCACCCGCTTGTCCAGCACCACGCCTTGCTCGTCGAAGATCAGCAGCCCCAACTTGCCACGCAGCACGATCAGGCATTCCGCCTTGTCAGCCGACAGATGCCGATGCGGCGGGATGTAGGTCGAAGGCTGGAGCCCTACCGCCATGCGGTGGCAGGGTTCTTCCATGGCGTGAAAATTATGGTGCTGGCGGCCACGTGGGTTGGCGGCAGCCTTGCTGGCCAGCTCGGTAAACAACGATTGGTCGAGAAATCCGGGCTGGCGCATGGGGTCAGAGTCCCTTGACGGCAAAAATACCGTTGGCGTTGCGCCAGTAGCCTTTGTAGTCCATGCCGTAACCGAACACGTAACGGTCGACACAGCTCAAGCCGCAGAAGTCAGCCTTGAGTTCGGCACTGGCCTTGCGGTCGTGATCCTTGTCGATCAGCACCGCCGTGTGCACGGCGCGGGCGCCAGCATGCTTGCAAAAATCGATGATCGCGCTGAGGGTGTGCCCTTCGTCGAGAATGTCGTCGATGATCAGTACGTCGCGGTCAATGAACGAAACCTCGGGCTTGGCTTTCCAGAACAAATCGCCGCCGCTGGTCTGATTGCGATAGCGAGTAGCGTGCAGGTAGGAAGCCTCGAGCGGGAACTGCAAGTGGGTCAACAGCTTGCCGGCGAAGATAAGGCCACCGTTCATCACGCAGAATACCACCGGGTTACGTTCGGCGAGCACGTCGCTGATCTGGGCGCCAACACGAGCAATGGCGGCCTCTACTTCGGCTTCGTTGTACAGGCAGTCAGCCTCTCGCATGACTTGACGGATATGCTCGAGATCAGCGGACATGGCGCTCTCCAGGGGGCTGCAAATGAGAAAAGCGGGCAAAGGTACGCATCCCAGGGCGTCAGATCAAGCATTTATGGACTAACGTCCAGATTGCCTAGAGGACACACACGGCTGAATAGATTAATCTACCGCGGTTTTTTTGCCCGCCCCCCGGAGCTTTTCCTATGCCTATCCGTGAGATCCGCCATCCGCTGATCCGCCACAAGCTCGGCCTGATGCGCCGCGCTGACATCAGCACCAAGAATTTTCGCGAACTCGCCCAGGAAGTCGGTACGCTCCTGACCTACGAGGCCACCCAGGATCTGCCACTCGAAACCTACGAGATTGATGGCTGGTGCGGTAAGGTCCAGGTCGAGAAAATCGCCGGCAAGAAGATTACTGTAGTACCAATCCTACGCGCAGGCATTGGCATGCTCGAAGGCGTGCTCAGCCTGATTCCAGGCGCCAAGGTCAGCGCCGTAGGCGTTGCCCGCAACGAAGAAACCCTCGAAGCCCATACCTACCTGGAAAAGCTTGCCCCGGAAATCGATGAACGCCTGGCGTTGATCATTGACCCGATGCTGGCCACTGGCGCGTCGATGGTTGCCACCATCGACCTGCTGAAAAAAGCCGGCTGCAAGGATATCCGCGCAATGGTCCTGGTGGCTGCGCCGGAAGGTATTGACGTGGTCGAGAAGGCGCATCCGGATGTGCAGATCTACACCGCTTCGGTCGATGAACGCCTGAACGAGCACGGCTATATCATTCCGGGCCTGGGCGATGCTGGCGACAAAATCTTCGGCACCAAGCAGAAGGACGCCTGAACATGCAGGATGAGTTCAACGACCCGCTCTGGCGTCAGGTCGTCTCCGGCGCACAAATGCTCTTCGTAGCCTTTGGTGCGCTGGTACTGATGCCACTGATCACCGGCCTCGACCCGAACGTCGCGCTGTTCACCGCCGGTTTGGGAACTCTGCTGTTTCAGGTCGTCACCGGTCGCCAGGTGCCTGTGTTCCTGGCGTCCAGCTTTGCATTCATCACCCCGATCATTTTAGCCAAGGGCCAGTTCGGCCTGGCCGAAACCATGGGCGGGGTGATGGCAGCCGGGTTTGTCTACACCTTCCTCGGCCTTGCCGTGAAGATCAAGGGCACCGGCTTCATCGACCGCCTGCTTCCCCCTGTAGTGATTGGCCCGGTGATCATTTCCATTGGCCTGGCCATGGCCCCGATTGCCGCCAACATGGCAATGGGCAAGGCCGGTGACGGAGCAGAGCTGCTGCCGTACGGCACCGCAATGATGATTTCCATGCCAGCGCTGCTGACCACGTTGATCGTTGCCGTATTCGGCAAGGGCATCTTCCGTCTCGTGCCGATCATCGCAGGTGTACTGGTAGGTTTTGGCCTGTCGTTCTACTTCGGTGTGGTCGATACCGCCAAGATCGCCGCCGCGCCTTGGCTGGCCGTGCCGCACTTCACCGCGCCCGCCTTCAACTGGCAAGCAATCCTGTTCATCGTACCTGTCGCCCTGGCGCCAGCCATCGAGCATATCGGTGGGGTGATCGCAGTAGGTAGCGTGACAGGGCGTGATTACCTGAAGAAACCAGGCCTGCACCGCACCCTCCTCGGTGATGGTATCGCCACCACCACTGCCGGACTGTTCGGCGGCCCGCCCAACACGACTTACGCCGAAGTCACTGGCGCAGTAATGCTGACCAAGAACTACAACCCGAAGATCATGACCTGGGCGGCAATATTCGCTATCACCCTGGCCTTCATCGGCAAGTTCGGCGCCCTGCTGCAGAGCATTCCAGTACCGGTAATGGGCGGAATTCTGTGCTTGCTGTTCGGTTCGATTGCCGCGGTGGGCATGAATACCATGATCCGCCACAAGATCGACCTGAGCGAAGCGCGCAACCTGGTGATCGTTTCGGTGACCCTGGTGTTCGGTATTGGTGGCGTGCTGGTCGGTAGCGGTACTGGCCCGGACGATTGGGGCCTCAAAGGCATCGCACTGTGTGCGGTGGTGGCGATCGCCCTGAACCTGCTGCTGCCAGGCAATGACGGCTGGAAGAAAAAGGCGCTGGACGACCAGTTGCCTTGATCAATCGGCAGGAGCCGGCTTGCCCCGCGATGCGATAGGACTCGACGATCGCAATCGCGGGGCAAGCCGCTCCTACCGGCTACTCAAGGCTCAGGCTTTTTCGCACATGCTTTTCAGCGCCTGCACCCACTGCGGGTGGTCATTCAGGCAAGGCACCAACACCAGTTCCTCCCCGCCTGCCGCGGTGAACTGCTCACGCCCACGGTCTCCGATCTCTTCCAGTGTTTCGATGCAGTCGGCGACGAAGGCCGGGCACATGACCAGCAGCTTCTTCACTCCCGCTTTGCCCAGCTCATCCAGGCGCGCCTCAGTATAGGGTTCGATCCATTTCGCCCGCCCCAGGCGCGACTGGAACGACACCGACCATTTGCCGTCGGCGATCCCCATCTTTTTCGCGAACGCCTGCGCTGTTCGCAGGCATTGTCCGCGATAGCAGACCGCAAGCATCTGCGCTGAAGAGTCCCGGCAGCAATCCTCAGCCTGAAAATCATGCTTGCCCGTGGGATCGAGCTTTTTCAAATGGCGCTCGGGCAAGCCATGGAAGCTCATCAGCAGATGGTCGTAATCCTGTTCAAGGTAGGGTCGCGCACTTTCCACCAAGGCATCGATATATTCCGGCTGATCGTAGAATGGCTTCAGCACCACCATTTGCAGTGGCAAATGCTGATCGGCTATCACTTGCCGAGCCTGCTCGACCACCGTGGTTACCGTGCTATCTGCAAACTGAGGGTACAGAGGCGCCAGGGTGACCTTACGCACACCCTGCGCGGCCAGGCGCTGCAGCACAGTCGGCAACGATGGCTCACCGTAACGCATGGCAATTTCCACCGGGCCATGCTGCCAATGCTCACGCATCGCTGCTTGCAGGCGGCGGGTCAGCACCACCAGTGGCGAGCCTTCATCCCACCAGATCGACGCGTAGGCATGGGCCGATTGTTCAGGACGCTTGATCAGGATCAGCGACACCAGCAAGCGTCGTACCGGCCAAGGCAGGTCAATGACGTAAGGGTCCATCAAAAACTGATTGAGGTAGCTGCGCACATCAGCCACCGAAGTGGAGGCTGGCGAACCCAGGTTGACCAGCAGCAGAGCGTGATCGGTCATGCAACGTCCTATTTCAGAGGCGACCAGACAAGTCATCCAGCGCCGATTGCAAATCATTGAAGCGGAAAGTGAACCCTGCGGCGAGCAAGCGCACCGGGCGTGCTCGCTGCCCGCCCAACAGCAGCGTCGACAGCTCACCCAACCCCGCTTTTAACACCAGTGCCGGCAACGGCATGAAGGCCGGGCGATGTAAGGTGCGTCCCAGGCGCTTGGCAAACTCACGGTTGCGCACCGGTTCCGGGGCGCAGGCATTATATGGACCGCTGGTATCGTTGTGCTGCAAGAGAAAATCAATCAAGGCGATTTGATCGTCTATATGAACCCACGGCATCCATTGTCGGCCATCACCGATCGGCCCGCCCAGGCCTAACTTGAACGGCAGCCGCAAACGCGACAAAAAGCCGCCCTCACTGGACAGCACTAGCCCCGTGCGCACCAGCACCACACGCATACCCAAAGCCTGCGCACGTAGCGCCGTTTCCTCCCAGGCAATGCACAGCTGGCTGGCAAAATCCTCCTTGACGGGCTGTGAAGCCTCGGTCAGCTCACGTTCGCCACCATCGCCATACCAACCTACCGCTGACCCTGAGATCAGCACTGACGGGCGCTGCTGGCGCTTCTCAAGCCATGTAAGCAATTGCTCGGTGAGCGTTATGCGACTCCCCCAAAGCACGGCGCGACGATGAGCACTCCAGGGGCGATCCGCTATCGGTGCGCCGGCCAGATTGATCACCGCATCAATGGGATCATCCTCATTCAGGGCTTCTAGCCTGGCGACGCCTTGTACCCCGGCACCACACAGCCTGGGCACCTGTTCAGGCCGCCTGCTCCACACAGTCAAGCGATGCCCCTGGCCCAGCCAGCGCTGACAAAGCTGTTGACCAATTAAACCTGTGCCACCGGTCAGCAATATATGCATGGCTGTGTCCTCACATGGCGCGCCCTGGTCTATTTTTAAGATCAAGGCACTTTTTTGACCCAACGACCCTCGGATAAACATAGGCCAACCAGCGGGAACGAAGGAAGGCATCTTATACGGAAGTTAGAAGCTGTACAGGTTTGCCCAACGGAGTAGTCTTAAACCATCACGGTTCAAAGAGGCCATCATGACCGTACCTATTGCCATCATCGGTGCCGGTATTGCCGGGCTGTCCGCCGCCCAGGCTCTGCAGAAAGCCGGACAAACCGTCCACTTGTTCGACAAGGGCCACGGTAGCGGGGGGCGCATGGCCAGCAAACGCAGCGAGGCCGGCGCGCTTGATCTGGGGGCGCAGTACTTTACTGCCCGCGACCGGCGCTTTGTCGAGCAGATCCAGCAGTGGGTCGTTGCCGGCTGGGTCGCCGAATGGAAACCCCAGTTGTACACCTATCAAAACGGCATTCTAAGCCCGTCACCGGACGAGCAGACCCGCTGGGTCGGCGTGCCGCGTATGAGCGCCATTACCCGCGGCTTGCTCAAGGATCTGACGGTCAACTTCACCTGCCGAATTGCCGAAGTGTTTCGCGGCAAGAACTACTGGCACTTGCAAGATACAGAGGGCTGTAGCCACGGCCCGTTCAGTCGGGTCATTGTCGCGGTACCGGCACCTCAAGCCACACAGTTGCTGGCTGCCACACCCAAGCTTGCAGCTGCCGCTGCGGGGGTGCAGATGGACCCGACATGGGCTGTCGCCCTGGCCTTCGATTCACCGCTGGATACCCCTATGCAAGGTTGCTTCGTCCAGGACTGCGCCCTTGACTGGCTTGCACGTAATCGCAGCAAGCCCGGCCGCGACGCGCACAAGGATACCTGGGTGCTGCATGCGACCTCTGACTGGAGCAAACAGCACATCGACTTGAGCAAGGAAGCGGTGATCGAACACCTACGCGGGGAGTTTGCCGAGCTGGTGGGCTGCATGGTCCCGGCGCCCAATTTCGCCCTCGCCCATCGGTGGCTGTATGCACGCCCGGCCGGCAACCATGAATGGGGAGCCCTGGCCGATGCCGATCAGGGCTTGTATGCCTGCGGCGACTGGTGCCTGTCCGGACGCGTCGAAGGCGCCTGGCTCAGCGGCCAGGAAGCGGCACGACGATTACTCGAGCATCTTGAATAGGTCCTGGGGACGCTCGCTGGGTATCTGCAACAACGGCCTGGGCATGTTTTGTACAAACTCATTTACTTGTGCAGTTTTGTCTCTATGATAAACCTGTACAATTAATTTTATTTGTACAAGATTAAACACGGGGCCCGCCTATGGACAGCTCTCACTCCGCCCGCAAGCCAAAAATCGCTGTAAGCGCCTGCCTGACCGGTGCCCAGGTTCGCTACAACGGCGGGCACAAAGCGTCGCGCCTGTGTGCAGTATTAGGCGACTACTTCGAACTCGTTCCGGTCTGCCCCGAAGTAGCCATTGGCCTGGGGATTCCTCGCGCCCCGATTCGACTGGTAGGTAATTCGCAATCCCCGCAGGCCGTAATGAGCCACGACTCCGCGCTGGAGCTTTCCGGGCCATTGCAAGCCTATGGGCACCAGATGGCCAGAGAGCTCACCGATATCTGCGGCTACATTTTCATGCAGAAGTCTCCATCCTGTGGGCTCGAGCGCGTCAAGGTCTACCGGGCGAACGACAAGCCTGCACACGTTGACGGCCGCGGCTTGTACGCGGCAGCGTTCTGCGAGCAACGCCAGGATCTGCCGGTCGAAGAAGATGGGCGCCTGTGCGATCCCGTGTTGAGGGAAAACTTCATCACTCGCGTCTACGCCTTCGCTGACTGGCAGCAATTGCTGGCCAAGGGTCTGAGCCGTGGCGCGCTGATCGCTTTTCATGCGCGCTACAAGTACCAGTTGATGGCCAACAATCCACAGCAGTACAAGGTATTGGGCAAGCTGTTGGGCAGCATGACCCGCGATGATGATCCGCAGGTACTTGGCCAACACTATTTCACTCAGTTGATGCTCGCCCTGCGCCGCTGTGCGAGTCGCGGCAACCACAGCAACGTGCTGCTTCATCTGAGCGGCTATTTGCGCACTGCGCTTAGCCAGGATGACCGCCAGGAAATCCGCCAACTGATCAATCAGTATCATGCAGGCATCGTCCCTCTGGTCGTACCGCTAACGCTGCTCAAGCATCATTTGCGCTGCCATCCCGATCCCTACTTGCAGCAGCAGGTGTACCTGCAGCCGCACCCGGAAAGCCTTAGCCTGCGCAATGCCATCTGAGACGCAGCTACCCAACAGGAATGACCATGCAACTTATCTGGCTGCGTAGCGATCTGCGCGTACTGGACAACACCGCGCTATCCGCTGCCTGCGAGCGGGGCCCTAGCGTGGCGCTCTGGCTTGTAAGCCCGCAACAGTGGCGCAATCATGACGATGCACCGTGCAAGATCGACTTCTGGTTACGCAACCTCGCATTGCTGGAAAAACAACTCGCCTCGCTGAACATTCCATTGCTGGTGCGCGACGCCGACACCTGGGACCAGGCACCCGACGTGCTGCTCAAGGTGTGTCAGGAGTATCAGATTCAGGCGCTGCACCTGAACGAAGAATACGGCGTCAATGAGCACCGGCGCGATCAGGCCGTGAGCGACAGGCTGGCACAGGAAGGCATTGCCGTTCATTCCTACCTGGATCAACTGCTATTCAAACCTGGAAGCATCCTTACTCGCAGCGGCGGCTATTTCCAGGTCTTCGGCCAATTCCGCAAGGTTTGCCTTGAGCGCTTGCGCCTGAGCCCGCCGGCCCTGCAACGCGCCCTCACACCTCAACAACCGCTGGAAATCACCAGCGACGAAGTTCCTGCCCAGGTGCCGGGATTTGCAGTGCCCCCCGCCAGTCTGCGCAATCTCTGGCCTGCCGGTGAAGATGAAGCGAATGCGCGCTTGCAACGATTTATCGATGAGTCCGTTGACGATTACCAGACGCAACGGGACTTCCCCGCCGTCGCTGGCACCAGCCAACTGTCCCCCTACCTTGGCGCAGGCGTCATTTCGCCTCGCCAGTGCCTGCACCGGGCCCTGGCACACAACTACGGGGAGTTCGATAGCGGTAGTAGCGGATTGGTGACCTGGATAAACGAACTGCTCTGGCGTGAGTTCTACAAACACATCCTGGTGGGTTATCCGCGCGTCTCGCGAAACCGTGCCTTCCGCCAGGAAACCGAGGCCCTGCCTTGGCGTGACGCCCCTGAAGATCTCAAAGCCTGGCAGGAAGGCCGTACCGGCTTTCCGATCATCGATGCGGCGATGCGCCAACTGCTCGCAACCGGCTGGATGCACAACAGGCTACGCATGATAGTGGCGATGTTCCTGACCAAGAACCTGCTGATTGATTGGCGCGAAGGCGAACGCTTTTTCATGCGCCACTTGATCGACGGCGATCTGGCCGCTAACAACGGAGGCTGGCAGTGGAGCGCCTCCACCGGGACCGACGCGGTGCCGTATTTCCGCCTGTTCAACCCGATCAGCCAGTCGCGACGTTTTGACAGCAAGGGCCGTTTCATCAAGCAATGGCTACCGGAGTTGGCAGATTCCGATGAAAAAAATGTTCACAACCCTGTCCTACAAGACGGATTGTTTGCTACAAATGATTACCCCCCACCCATTGTGGACCTCGGTGGCAGCCGTCTTCGGGCGTTGAGCACTTACAAGGATGTGCTTACGAAACAGGTTGAGGAACCATCATTTGAGCCACCCTATTGCCCGGCGTGCCTGGATTACAGGTGCCAGCAGCGGTTTGGGACTTGCACTGGTAGAAAAACTACTGGAAGAAGGTGATTTTGTAGCGGCCAGTGGTCGCTCCAGTGCAGCCTTGCGCAACCTGGAATGGCAATACGATGCAAAATTTCTGCTATTGGATGGCAATCTCAGCAATCCGCTTGAAGCGACAGCGGCGGCCCAACAGATCTACTATCGATGGGGCGCGTTGGACTGTTTGATTATCAACGCCGGCACCAGTGATTACCTGGCAAGCGATGTCTCGGCCGCGACGTTGTTCGCAAGCCTCGTGCGCAGCAACCTCAACGCCGCCCGGTATTGCCTGGACAGTGCCTTGACGTTACTGCAAAGCGGAAACTCGCCCCAACTGGTGGGTATTCTCAGCCGATACTCAGCGCTACAGTTGAACGACCCCAGCCATCCCCCCGGAGCCAACAACAGCCTGACCGGATTGTTCGAGGCTCACCGCGCCGCGCTGGCTGCTCAGTTCATCGACATGACGCTCATCGCTGCGCTCAACAGGAACTCACCGCAAACATCGGCATCCGTTACACCAGAACGCTGGACAGCGAAAAGCGCCGCGGAGGTGATTGTTGAGCACCTGCCAAAACGTCAAGGCAACCTGGTGCTGGAAGCGTTGCACCAGCACGATCTCTGGCCACTTCCGAAGTAGGCATTCGGCCCCACAGTTACTGCGGGGCCGACGTTGAACTACAGCGCCATACGGTAGTGCAGCGAATAACTTTCTACGCCATCGTTGGGGGTTTGTAGCCCGGCGTTGGAGTAGTGAATAGCGCGTACGCCCACTTCATGCCCACCGGCAAAGCGCAGGCCAAAACCGATACGGTCTTCAAACTGAAAGGACGACCCCAGTTTGTTGTCTTCGATCTCGGTACTGGAAAACGCCGCGACCCCAATACCGGCTTCGATATAAGGCTTGACCGACTCGCCAGCAAATTCGTAGACAAATACAGGAGCAAACGAAAGACTGTGATTACTTGCGGTTTCGTCGCCCTCCCAATAGGTGTATCCGGCATCCCAATAGCCAGTGAGCCGACCAACGCTGGTCTGCCACCAACTGGCATCCCAGTTCGACTGCAAGCCAAGGCGATAGGTCATGGTTGAATCACCCGTCTGCCCAACCGACAGGGAAACATCAGCCGCTTGAGTTGTAAACGATTGCCCCAGGGTCACAGCTGCAATAGCAGCCAAACAAAGCAGTTTCCTCATGAGAAACGTCCTTTTTCCTAATGCTAATATTGATTCTTTTGTCTCATCGGACAAATTATAGAAATCAGTGGTGTGGCGTTAGTTCATCTGGATATCTGCGTTTATCGCACTTTCTACAGCAAGAAGCTTCGCACACTGTCAGATTTATTCCACAACATTGGCAGTATCTTGTGCAAATGATCCGGGCTGGCGCTGGTCCAGAACTGCGCGGCACGTGCAGGGCCGTCAGACAGCAAGTGCCGTTCGCCCAACAGCCGTTGCAGTTGACGCGCGACAGCCGCCCCCGTATCGATAATGGCAATGTGTGCTGGCACCAATTGCGCCAACAATGGCTTGAGGAACGGGTAGTGCGTACAGCCCAGAATCAGCGTGTCGCACCCTGCATCGAGCAACGGCTTCACGTAGCCCTCAAGCAAGTCACGCAAATGCTGACTGCCAAGGTCGCCTTCTTCGATGCACTCCACAAGCCCAGGACAGGGCTGCGTTATCACACGAACATCGTTGGCAAAACGGTCAAGAAGCGCGGCGAACTTGGCACTCTGCAGAGTCCCGGTGGTGGCAAGTACACCGACGACGCCACTGCGGGTGGCGGCAGCGGCTGGCTTGACCGCAGGTTCCATGCCCACCAACGGCCAGCTCGGATACTGCTCACGCAGGTCGGCGACTGCGGCGACAGTCGCCGTGTTGCAAGCAAGCACCATAGCCTTGGCACCTTGCTCGCGGAAAAATTCGGCAACCAGGCGGCAACGCTTGCGGATAAATTCGGGAGACTTCTCGCCGTAAGGAATATTTCCACAGTCGGCG is a window of Pseudomonas sp. DG56-2 DNA encoding:
- a CDS encoding WbuC family cupin fold metalloprotein; this translates as MRQPGFLDQSLFTELASKAAANPRGRQHHNFHAMEEPCHRMAVGLQPSTYIPPHRHLSADKAECLIVLRGKLGLLIFDEQGVVLDKRVLEAGGECLGVDLAPGTYHGLVVLEADSMMFECKSGPYRPVGEGEMANWAPREGEPGVAEYQAWMRAQFE
- a CDS encoding PA4642 family protein, which gives rise to MRKDKKQVIGDEISDDYIKSFLQFEPADATSPSLHKLIKAYRGLRIDDFERFVGFFVEAGLDVDGKDEHGQTFVDVIKDQRNAADYIEIIDKARS
- the upp gene encoding uracil phosphoribosyltransferase, with protein sequence MPIREIRHPLIRHKLGLMRRADISTKNFRELAQEVGTLLTYEATQDLPLETYEIDGWCGKVQVEKIAGKKITVVPILRAGIGMLEGVLSLIPGAKVSAVGVARNEETLEAHTYLEKLAPEIDERLALIIDPMLATGASMVATIDLLKKAGCKDIRAMVLVAAPEGIDVVEKAHPDVQIYTASVDERLNEHGYIIPGLGDAGDKIFGTKQKDA
- the phrB gene encoding deoxyribodipyrimidine photo-lyase; this encodes MQLIWLRSDLRVLDNTALSAACERGPSVALWLVSPQQWRNHDDAPCKIDFWLRNLALLEKQLASLNIPLLVRDADTWDQAPDVLLKVCQEYQIQALHLNEEYGVNEHRRDQAVSDRLAQEGIAVHSYLDQLLFKPGSILTRSGGYFQVFGQFRKVCLERLRLSPPALQRALTPQQPLEITSDEVPAQVPGFAVPPASLRNLWPAGEDEANARLQRFIDESVDDYQTQRDFPAVAGTSQLSPYLGAGVISPRQCLHRALAHNYGEFDSGSSGLVTWINELLWREFYKHILVGYPRVSRNRAFRQETEALPWRDAPEDLKAWQEGRTGFPIIDAAMRQLLATGWMHNRLRMIVAMFLTKNLLIDWREGERFFMRHLIDGDLAANNGGWQWSASTGTDAVPYFRLFNPISQSRRFDSKGRFIKQWLPELADSDEKNVHNPVLQDGLFATNDYPPPIVDLGGSRLRALSTYKDVLTKQVEEPSFEPPYCPACLDYRCQQRFGTCTGRKTTGRR
- a CDS encoding TIGR01777 family oxidoreductase gives rise to the protein MHILLTGGTGLIGQQLCQRWLGQGHRLTVWSRRPEQVPRLCGAGVQGVARLEALNEDDPIDAVINLAGAPIADRPWSAHRRAVLWGSRITLTEQLLTWLEKRQQRPSVLISGSAVGWYGDGGERELTEASQPVKEDFASQLCIAWEETALRAQALGMRVVLVRTGLVLSSEGGFLSRLRLPFKLGLGGPIGDGRQWMPWVHIDDQIALIDFLLQHNDTSGPYNACAPEPVRNREFAKRLGRTLHRPAFMPLPALVLKAGLGELSTLLLGGQRARPVRLLAAGFTFRFNDLQSALDDLSGRL
- a CDS encoding uracil-xanthine permease family protein; this translates as MQDEFNDPLWRQVVSGAQMLFVAFGALVLMPLITGLDPNVALFTAGLGTLLFQVVTGRQVPVFLASSFAFITPIILAKGQFGLAETMGGVMAAGFVYTFLGLAVKIKGTGFIDRLLPPVVIGPVIISIGLAMAPIAANMAMGKAGDGAELLPYGTAMMISMPALLTTLIVAVFGKGIFRLVPIIAGVLVGFGLSFYFGVVDTAKIAAAPWLAVPHFTAPAFNWQAILFIVPVALAPAIEHIGGVIAVGSVTGRDYLKKPGLHRTLLGDGIATTTAGLFGGPPNTTYAEVTGAVMLTKNYNPKIMTWAAIFAITLAFIGKFGALLQSIPVPVMGGILCLLFGSIAAVGMNTMIRHKIDLSEARNLVIVSVTLVFGIGGVLVGSGTGPDDWGLKGIALCAVVAIALNLLLPGNDGWKKKALDDQLP
- the hemH gene encoding ferrochelatase, with amino-acid sequence MTDHALLLVNLGSPASTSVADVRSYLNQFLMDPYVIDLPWPVRRLLVSLILIKRPEQSAHAYASIWWDEGSPLVVLTRRLQAAMREHWQHGPVEIAMRYGEPSLPTVLQRLAAQGVRKVTLAPLYPQFADSTVTTVVEQARQVIADQHLPLQMVVLKPFYDQPEYIDALVESARPYLEQDYDHLLMSFHGLPERHLKKLDPTGKHDFQAEDCCRDSSAQMLAVCYRGQCLRTAQAFAKKMGIADGKWSVSFQSRLGRAKWIEPYTEARLDELGKAGVKKLLVMCPAFVADCIETLEEIGDRGREQFTAAGGEELVLVPCLNDHPQWVQALKSMCEKA
- a CDS encoding SDR family NAD(P)-dependent oxidoreductase — its product is MGLALVEKLLEEGDFVAASGRSSAALRNLEWQYDAKFLLLDGNLSNPLEATAAAQQIYYRWGALDCLIINAGTSDYLASDVSAATLFASLVRSNLNAARYCLDSALTLLQSGNSPQLVGILSRYSALQLNDPSHPPGANNSLTGLFEAHRAALAAQFIDMTLIAALNRNSPQTSASVTPERWTAKSAAEVIVEHLPKRQGNLVLEALHQHDLWPLPK
- a CDS encoding acyloxyacyl hydrolase, producing MRKLLCLAAIAAVTLGQSFTTQAADVSLSVGQTGDSTMTYRLGLQSNWDASWWQTSVGRLTGYWDAGYTYWEGDETASNHSLSFAPVFVYEFAGESVKPYIEAGIGVAAFSSTEIEDNKLGSSFQFEDRIGFGLRFAGGHEVGVRAIHYSNAGLQTPNDGVESYSLHYRMAL
- a CDS encoding NAD(P)/FAD-dependent oxidoreductase, which translates into the protein MTVPIAIIGAGIAGLSAAQALQKAGQTVHLFDKGHGSGGRMASKRSEAGALDLGAQYFTARDRRFVEQIQQWVVAGWVAEWKPQLYTYQNGILSPSPDEQTRWVGVPRMSAITRGLLKDLTVNFTCRIAEVFRGKNYWHLQDTEGCSHGPFSRVIVAVPAPQATQLLAATPKLAAAAAGVQMDPTWAVALAFDSPLDTPMQGCFVQDCALDWLARNRSKPGRDAHKDTWVLHATSDWSKQHIDLSKEAVIEHLRGEFAELVGCMVPAPNFALAHRWLYARPAGNHEWGALADADQGLYACGDWCLSGRVEGAWLSGQEAARRLLEHLE
- a CDS encoding hypoxanthine-guanine phosphoribosyltransferase, whose amino-acid sequence is MSADLEHIRQVMREADCLYNEAEVEAAIARVGAQISDVLAERNPVVFCVMNGGLIFAGKLLTHLQFPLEASYLHATRYRNQTSGGDLFWKAKPEVSFIDRDVLIIDDILDEGHTLSAIIDFCKHAGARAVHTAVLIDKDHDRKASAELKADFCGLSCVDRYVFGYGMDYKGYWRNANGIFAVKGL
- a CDS encoding DUF523 and DUF1722 domain-containing protein — its product is MDSSHSARKPKIAVSACLTGAQVRYNGGHKASRLCAVLGDYFELVPVCPEVAIGLGIPRAPIRLVGNSQSPQAVMSHDSALELSGPLQAYGHQMARELTDICGYIFMQKSPSCGLERVKVYRANDKPAHVDGRGLYAAAFCEQRQDLPVEEDGRLCDPVLRENFITRVYAFADWQQLLAKGLSRGALIAFHARYKYQLMANNPQQYKVLGKLLGSMTRDDDPQVLGQHYFTQLMLALRRCASRGNHSNVLLHLSGYLRTALSQDDRQEIRQLINQYHAGIVPLVVPLTLLKHHLRCHPDPYLQQQVYLQPHPESLSLRNAI